One Nicotiana sylvestris chromosome 12, ASM39365v2, whole genome shotgun sequence genomic window carries:
- the LOC104228743 gene encoding probable membrane-associated kinase regulator 4, translating to MATNPPPSQDYIDIEVNSYCSYISCPTVSSPQNREFEFTNDKKTTTSSADELFYKGKLLPLNQKILPNSKDSFEEEECFSINLLITPSGSCRVSLELNPNDHFFELSTELINSPKKVWSKKLNLIKKSSLSQKIKASKAFLKSLFCKSASTYEYDQQISNGNDMIKVSKKIPLKHNRRCASPTLSSNNHSRSFSAAKSGGSTSFSSSNCSFNSNNGFYELNLLKRSNSFTSKMGSIEAAIAHCKKS from the coding sequence ATGGCCACAAATCCTCCTCCATCTCAAGATTACATAGACATTGAAGTGAACTCTTATTGCTCTTACATTTCATGTCCAACTGTCTCTTCCCCTCAAAATAGGGaatttgagtttacaaatgacaAAAAAACCACAACTTCCTCAGCTGATGAACTCTTCTACAAAGGGAAACTTCTTCCTCTTAACCAAAAAATACTTCCCAACTCAAAAGATTcctttgaagaagaagaatgttTTAGCATAAACTTGTTAATCACACCCTCAGGATCTTGTAGGGTAAGTTTGGAACTTAATCCAAATGATCACTTCTTTGAGTTGTCCACTGAACTCATTAATAGTCCTAAGAAAGTATGGTCAAAGAAGCTCAACCTCATTAAAAAATCTTCACTTAGCCAAAAGATTAAGGCTTCAAAGGCATTTCTCAAATCTTTGTTTTGTAAATCTGCTTCTACATATGAATATGATCAACAAATTTCAAATGGTAATGATATGATCAAGGTGTCCAAGAAAATCCCATTGAAACATAACAGAAGGTGTGCTAGTCCAACACTTAGTAGTAATAATCATAGTAGGTCATTTTCTGCAGCAAAATCTGGTGGTTCTACTTCTTTCTCGTCAtctaattgttctttcaactccAATAATGGCTTTTATGAGTTGAATTTACTCAAGAGAAGCAACAGTTTCACTTCAAAGATGGGTTCAATTGAGGCTGCTATTGCTCATTGTAAGAAGTCCTAA